A genomic segment from Methanomassiliicoccales archaeon encodes:
- the glgP gene encoding glycogen/starch/alpha-glucan family phosphorylase yields MSLFETMLPRHLEIIYEINRRFLDEVRLRYPADEDRVRRMSIIDETGGRHVRMAHLACVGSHAVNGVAELHSELVRSLVMHDFFELWPEKFTNVTNGVTPRRWMVLSNPDITGLISGKIGDGWITNLYLLKELEKFVDDKSFLEDWRVIKRKCKERLALAMKVRTGISVDPESLFDVQVKRIHEYKRQHLNIMHIITLYQRIKMNPSADILPRTVIFGGKAAPGYYMAKLIIKLINSVADVVNNDPDVRDRLKVVFFPDFNVKNGQLMYPAADLSEQISTAGKEASGTGNMKFAMNGAVTIGTLDGANVEIREEVGPENFFLFGLTTDEVQKLKSSGYRPRDFYESDHDLRETIDIISSGLFSRGDRNLFLPLVNSLLDHDDFMLLADYRAYVDCQDKVSDAYRNSAAWTRMSVLNVARIGKFSSDRSIREYCERIWNAKPVPVDLSGESLDDLLETELQAMTLVKTSGLV; encoded by the coding sequence GTGTCTCTTTTTGAAACCATGCTGCCAAGGCACCTGGAGATAATCTATGAAATCAATCGGCGCTTCCTCGATGAGGTGCGGCTTCGTTACCCGGCAGATGAAGATCGCGTGCGGCGCATGTCTATCATAGACGAGACAGGTGGGCGCCACGTGCGCATGGCCCACCTTGCCTGTGTTGGGAGCCACGCGGTCAATGGCGTTGCCGAGCTTCACAGCGAACTCGTCAGAAGCCTTGTCATGCATGACTTCTTTGAACTGTGGCCAGAAAAGTTCACCAATGTCACAAACGGCGTGACGCCCAGGCGCTGGATGGTCCTCTCAAATCCCGACATAACAGGACTCATTTCCGGTAAGATTGGCGACGGGTGGATCACAAACCTTTACCTGTTAAAAGAACTCGAGAAGTTCGTTGATGACAAAAGCTTCCTGGAGGATTGGAGGGTCATTAAGCGAAAATGCAAGGAACGGCTTGCCCTCGCAATGAAGGTGCGCACCGGCATCTCTGTTGATCCCGAGTCACTTTTTGACGTTCAGGTGAAGAGAATCCATGAATACAAGCGTCAGCACCTGAACATTATGCACATCATAACCCTCTATCAACGGATCAAGATGAACCCATCCGCTGATATCCTGCCCCGGACTGTTATTTTTGGCGGCAAGGCCGCCCCCGGTTACTACATGGCAAAGCTCATCATTAAGCTTATCAATTCGGTCGCCGATGTGGTGAACAACGATCCGGATGTGAGGGACAGGCTAAAAGTTGTCTTCTTCCCCGATTTTAATGTGAAAAACGGTCAGCTCATGTATCCAGCCGCAGATCTTTCTGAACAGATTTCAACCGCTGGAAAGGAGGCCTCTGGAACAGGTAACATGAAATTCGCCATGAACGGCGCAGTCACCATTGGCACTCTCGACGGGGCAAACGTGGAGATCCGTGAAGAAGTAGGGCCGGAGAATTTCTTTCTTTTTGGCCTCACAACAGATGAGGTTCAAAAGCTGAAGTCAAGCGGATACCGGCCACGGGATTTCTATGAGTCGGACCATGATCTCCGTGAAACAATCGATATTATAAGTTCAGGGCTTTTCTCCAGAGGTGATCGGAACCTCTTTCTCCCGCTTGTCAACTCACTGCTCGACCACGATGACTTCATGCTTCTCGCTGACTACAGGGCCTATGTGGATTGTCAGGACAAGGTATCGGATGCATACCGCAATAGCGCAGCATGGACCCGCATGTCTGTACTCAATGTGGCCCGTATCGGAAAATTCTCCTCTGACCGGTCAATCCGGGAATACTGCGAAAGGATCTGGAACGCTAAGCCCGTGCCCGTCGATTTGTCCGGCGAGTCCCTCGATGACCTCCTCGAAACAGAGCTCCAGGCCATGACCCTCGTCAAAACCAGTGGTCTTGTGTGA